Proteins encoded by one window of Lathyrus oleraceus cultivar Zhongwan6 chromosome 1, CAAS_Psat_ZW6_1.0, whole genome shotgun sequence:
- the LOC127136652 gene encoding probable xyloglucan endotransglucosylase/hydrolase protein 23 has product MRAKVLIRFLPLIVATLFVVTSAGNFYQDFEITWGDGRAKILENGQSLSLSLDKASGSGFRSKYEYLFAKIDMQLKLVPGNSAGTVTTYYLSSLGPTHDEIDFEFLGNLSGDPYTLHTNVFTQGKGNREQQFHLWFDPTKDFHTYSILWNPQSIIFSVDGSPIREFKNLETKGVNFPKNQPMRIYSSLWDAENWATRGGLVKTDWSQAPFTATYRNFNAQVCVWTSSGSSCSSNKSPSSSSTQSWLSESLDSNGIAKVHWAQKNYMIYNYCTDTKRFPQGPPFECLA; this is encoded by the exons ATGAGAGCTAAAGTTCTTATTCGATTTCTTCCCCTTATTGTGGCCACTCTTTTTGTGGTTACATCCGCTGGTAACTTTTACCAAGACTTTGAAATAACATGGGGTGATGGTCGTGCAAAAATCCTTGAAAATGGACAGAGTCTTAGTCTTTCTTTAGACAAAGCCTCTGGCTCTGGCTTTCGTTCCAAATATGAATACTTGTTTGCAAAAATTGACATGCAACTCAAACTGGTGCCTGGTAACTCTGCTGGCACTGTCACTACCTATTAT CTATCTTCTCTAGGGCCTACTCATGATGAAATAGACTTTGAATTTCTTGGTAACTTGAGTGGTGATCCTTATACACTTCATACAAACGTGTTTACACAAGGAAAAGGCAATAGAGAACAACAATTCCATTTGTGGTTTGACCCCACCAAAGACTTCCACACATATTCTATTCTTTGGAATCCTCAAAGCATCAT ATTTTCTGTGGATGGATCACCAATAAGAGAGTTCAAGAATTTAGAAACAAAAGGAGTTAATTTTCCGAAGAACCAACCTATGAGGATATATTCTAGTCTATGGGATGCTGAGAATTGGGCTACAAGAGGTGGACTTGTCAAAACTGATTGGTCCCAAGCTCCATTCACAGCCACATATAGAAACTTCAATGCACAAGTTTGTGTTTGGACTTCTTCAGGTTCTTCTTGTTCTTCCAACAAATCTCCATCATCTTCATCAACTCAATCATGGTTAAGTGAATCGTTGGACTCAAATGGCATAGCCAAAGTTCATTGGGCACAAAAGAATTATATGATTTATAATTATTGCACCGATACTAAACGTTTTCCTCAAGGACCCCCTTTCGAATGTCTTGCTTGA